One window from the genome of Bacillus tianshenii encodes:
- a CDS encoding bifunctional homocysteine S-methyltransferase/methylenetetrahydrofolate reductase: MGLREDLKERILIGDGAMGTLLYSYGIDFCFEELNATQPERIEQIHQAYLEAGADVIQTNTYGANYIKLARYGLEEHVKDLNEKAVQIAKKAANNKAYVLGTIGGLRGIRKQDITLTEVKRTFREQLYPLLKEGVDGILLETYYDFAELKTVLKIAREETDKPIVAQVSLHEVGVLQDGTPVAEGLKQLADLGADIVGINCRLGPYHIIQSLEQVPLLENAYLSAYPNASLPEYVDGRFVYESDASYFGERAADLRAQGVRLLGGCCGTTPEHIRAFSKKLKGLPPVTEKHVKPYQSETVIQEKERTEEPLHEIAKKRRSVIVELDPPKHLDTAKFFEGTKALKDVNIDALTMADNSLASPRISNSAMAAIAKQEYDVRPLVHITCRDRNLIGLQSHLMGLHTLGIHDVLAITGDPTKVGDFPGASSVYDLSSFELIQFIKQLNEGVSFSGKPLKQKCSFSVGAAFNPNVRHLDRAVKRLEKKIEYGADYFISQPVYSEEQIEEVYHATKHLHTPIYIGVMPLVSSRNAEFLHHEVPGIKLSESIRERMAACGNDREKAQAEGIAISKSLIDTAVQYFNGIYLITPFIRYEITAALTRYINDHYSSNAERKVHHV; this comes from the coding sequence ATGGGTTTACGTGAAGATTTAAAGGAACGCATATTAATTGGTGACGGTGCAATGGGGACACTTCTCTATTCATACGGCATTGATTTTTGCTTTGAAGAATTAAATGCAACACAGCCAGAAAGAATTGAACAAATTCACCAAGCATACTTAGAAGCTGGTGCTGATGTTATTCAAACGAATACTTACGGCGCAAACTACATTAAGCTTGCTCGCTACGGACTTGAGGAGCATGTGAAAGATTTAAACGAAAAAGCCGTACAAATCGCCAAAAAAGCAGCTAACAACAAAGCATATGTACTTGGGACAATCGGCGGCTTAAGAGGAATACGAAAGCAAGATATCACCTTAACAGAAGTAAAACGAACGTTTCGTGAACAGCTCTATCCACTCCTTAAAGAAGGTGTAGATGGTATCCTGCTTGAAACTTATTACGATTTCGCTGAACTTAAAACAGTATTAAAGATTGCACGAGAAGAAACAGATAAACCAATTGTGGCCCAGGTTTCTCTGCATGAAGTCGGTGTTCTACAAGATGGCACCCCTGTAGCTGAAGGGCTGAAACAGCTTGCTGACTTAGGGGCAGATATTGTTGGGATTAACTGTCGTCTTGGACCTTACCATATTATTCAGTCATTAGAGCAGGTTCCACTGCTAGAGAATGCCTATTTATCAGCTTATCCTAACGCAAGCCTGCCTGAATATGTAGACGGACGTTTTGTCTATGAGTCCGATGCTAGTTACTTTGGTGAACGGGCCGCTGACCTTCGTGCTCAAGGTGTACGTCTTCTAGGCGGATGTTGCGGCACTACACCTGAGCATATTCGTGCTTTTAGCAAAAAGTTAAAGGGGCTTCCTCCTGTTACAGAAAAACATGTGAAGCCTTATCAATCAGAAACAGTGATCCAAGAAAAGGAACGTACAGAAGAGCCACTGCATGAAATTGCCAAAAAGCGGCGTTCAGTCATTGTTGAATTAGATCCACCGAAGCATTTAGACACAGCTAAATTTTTCGAAGGCACAAAAGCTTTGAAAGACGTAAATATTGATGCCTTAACGATGGCTGATAATTCGCTTGCTTCACCAAGAATCAGTAATTCCGCTATGGCAGCAATTGCGAAACAGGAATATGATGTACGTCCGCTTGTGCATATTACATGCCGAGACCGTAACTTAATTGGCTTGCAATCACATTTAATGGGTCTTCATACACTAGGTATTCATGATGTACTAGCCATTACAGGCGATCCAACAAAGGTTGGCGACTTTCCAGGAGCAAGCTCTGTCTATGACTTATCATCATTTGAGCTCATTCAATTTATTAAACAATTAAATGAAGGCGTATCCTTCTCTGGGAAACCACTAAAGCAAAAATGTTCTTTCTCAGTCGGAGCAGCCTTTAATCCAAATGTCCGTCATCTGGACCGAGCAGTAAAACGACTAGAAAAGAAAATTGAATACGGAGCAGATTATTTTATTAGTCAGCCTGTTTACTCAGAGGAACAAATTGAAGAGGTTTATCATGCAACGAAACACCTTCATACACCAATTTATATAGGTGTAATGCCGCTTGTTAGTTCCAGAAACGCAGAGTTCCTTCACCATGAAGTGCCCGGCATTAAACTTTCAGAATCAATCCGTGAACGCATGGCGGCCTGTGGAAATGATCGCGAAAAAGCTCAAGCTGAAGGAATAGCGATTTCAAAGTCACTAATTGATACGGCTGTTCAATATTTTAATGGTATTTATTTAATTACGCCATTTATTCGATATGAGATAACTGCAGCACTCACTCGCTATATTAACGACCACTATTCGTCAAATGCAGAAAGGAAGGTTCATCATGTCTAA
- a CDS encoding helix-turn-helix domain-containing protein: MKMRNWLIKIRKNKGLTQEDVASAAFIDRAYYTQIENGNRNPSLHVAKNIADTLNFSSSIFFMEHCEAFHLALTNSPIIIAHCDLELRYTWIYNSLNFPSEQVIGLRDDELTMNEGIVEFMTLKSTVLKEKKPLRKIVTFPFKKGVRTFDVFAQPLRNPNGNIIGISTSATDLTDYLKKNILYLKEQDHEGGFFELYTK, encoded by the coding sequence ATGAAAATGAGAAACTGGTTAATTAAAATTCGTAAAAACAAAGGACTTACACAAGAAGATGTGGCATCAGCAGCATTTATTGATCGCGCATACTACACACAAATCGAAAACGGGAATAGAAATCCAAGCTTACATGTAGCTAAAAATATCGCAGACACCCTCAATTTTAGTTCCTCTATTTTTTTCATGGAACATTGTGAAGCATTTCATTTAGCTCTAACGAATTCTCCCATTATTATAGCTCATTGTGATTTAGAGCTTCGTTATACTTGGATTTATAACTCATTGAATTTCCCATCAGAGCAAGTAATTGGTCTTCGAGATGACGAACTTACAATGAATGAGGGTATTGTTGAATTTATGACTTTGAAAAGCACTGTTCTTAAAGAAAAAAAACCATTAAGAAAAATCGTCACATTTCCTTTCAAGAAAGGAGTTCGCACGTTTGATGTATTCGCTCAACCGTTAAGAAATCCAAACGGGAATATAATTGGGATCTCCACCTCAGCAACAGACCTTACAGATTATCTAAAAAAAAACATATTATATTTAAAAGAACAAGACCATGAAGGGGGATTCTTTGAACTATATACCAAATGA
- a CDS encoding histidine kinase N-terminal domain-containing protein — translation MERLQSEQQFIQRLVTLIIKKQTMIIENWLKATYFTEDDPFYEEIVQNAKKTITLILLYLEEQNETYMIDLTKKVAKERIEAGVNISEFVSNINIGRTIINELISVSDLNDKEKLSSMMIIDDVFHIYLYHSVKEYTKLKDEIITKKNLFIQEMHSDRLTVLGQIAASFAHEFRNPLTSIKGFMKILSRKFKGDKEARTYFSIIDQEMESLEEKVSQFLFLSKVRGLDDTTDKVDLNNLVQKMVNFLYPRFVDENIEVKVNLDEDCFIEAVEEQVKQVLLNILTNAVEELASITKKRYIKIDSWKENNQVILELSNNGPQIPGHLQEDIFEPFVTTKDLGTGLGLSVCKQIVEKHSGRLEVTSDEDWTTFKIFFQNIEEPA, via the coding sequence ATGGAGCGGTTGCAGTCTGAACAGCAGTTTATCCAAAGACTTGTAACATTAATTATAAAAAAACAAACAATGATTATTGAAAACTGGTTAAAAGCGACATATTTTACTGAGGATGATCCCTTTTATGAGGAGATTGTACAAAATGCTAAAAAAACCATTACGTTAATTCTTCTTTACTTAGAAGAGCAGAATGAAACATACATGATTGACTTAACAAAAAAAGTTGCAAAGGAACGGATTGAAGCAGGGGTTAACATTAGTGAATTTGTTAGTAATATAAATATCGGACGAACAATTATAAATGAATTGATTTCTGTTTCTGACCTAAATGATAAAGAAAAGTTAAGCAGCATGATGATAATTGATGATGTTTTCCATATCTATTTGTACCATTCTGTAAAGGAATATACGAAGTTAAAAGATGAAATTATTACGAAGAAGAATTTGTTCATTCAAGAAATGCATAGTGACCGACTTACAGTTCTCGGACAAATTGCTGCAAGCTTTGCCCATGAATTTCGTAACCCGTTGACATCGATAAAGGGGTTTATGAAAATCCTTTCCCGAAAGTTTAAAGGGGATAAAGAAGCAAGAACGTATTTTTCAATTATTGATCAAGAAATGGAGAGCTTGGAAGAGAAGGTGTCTCAATTTTTATTCTTATCAAAAGTAAGAGGATTAGATGATACGACAGACAAAGTCGATTTAAATAACCTGGTGCAAAAAATGGTTAACTTCTTATATCCTCGTTTTGTAGATGAAAACATTGAAGTTAAAGTAAATTTAGATGAGGATTGTTTTATTGAGGCTGTAGAAGAGCAAGTTAAGCAAGTATTATTAAATATTTTAACGAATGCAGTTGAAGAATTAGCATCGATAACGAAAAAGAGATATATCAAAATTGATAGTTGGAAAGAGAATAATCAAGTTATTTTGGAACTGTCTAATAACGGGCCTCAAATACCTGGACATTTGCAAGAAGATATTTTTGAGCCATTTGTGACAACGAAAGACCTAGGAACAGGATTAGGGTTATCGGTTTGTAAGCAAATTGTTGAAAAGCATTCAGGAAGATTAGAAGTTACATCAGATGAGGATTGGACAACGTTTAAAATTTTCTTTCAAAATATAGAAGAGCCCGCCTAA
- the metH gene encoding methionine synthase, whose product MSNNIFEQQLQQKILIFDGAMGTMLQQADLSAEDFGGVDYEGCNENLNLTAPHVVEWIHRSYLEAGADIIETNSFGGTPFVLDEYDLGHQAYEINRRSAELAVKAAKEFSTPDHPRFVAGAMGPTTKTLAVTGGITFEELIENYEIQAKGLIDGGSDLILLETSQDTLNVKAGYLGIQRAQQATGKTLPLIISGTIEPMGTTLAGQNIESFYISIEHMKPTAVGLNCATGPEFMRDHLRSLSNLADCAVHCYPNAGLPDEEGNYHETPESLAKKLQAFAEKGWLNIVGGCCGTTPEHISAIAEVVKNYPPRTKHEQNEAHKVSGIEPLIYDETMRPLLVGERTNVIGSKKFRDLITDGKYEEASEIARKQVKNGAHVIDICLANPDRDELQDMEQFMQQVTQKVKVPIVIDSTDNLVIEKALSYSQGKAIINSINLEDGEERFEKTLPLIKQYGAAVVIGTIDEVGMAVTAERKLEVAERSYDILVNRHGLDPSDLIFDPLVFPVGTGDEAYIGSAKETVEGIRIIKEKFPHCLTILGVSNVSFGLPPAGREVLNAVYMYHCTQAGLDYAIVNTEKLERFASIPKEEIELAEKLLFETGDQILADFTAHYRGKKTKQKKNTKQLPLPERLAEYVIEGTKEGLIPDLEIALTKYDKPLDIINGPLMDGMAKVGELFNDNQLIVAEVLQSAEVMKASVAFLEDFMEAGDDTGKKGKVLLATVKGDVHDIGKNLVDIILSNNGFEVVDLGIKVTPPDLIKAVKAESPDIIGLSGLLVKSAQQMVITAQDLRQANISVPILVGGAALSRKFTNNKISPEYTGNVLYAKDAMNGLSLANDLNKGLIKKSEKPKVAAASESNDTATATATLTKVRSNVATDVQLHIPKDTKQHVIKNYDLSHIQPYINYQTLIGHHLGLKGKVKKMLEEGHPKAVELKNLIEELLNEAKQEGFMKAGAVYRFFPAQADGNSVIVYDPEDTSKVIERFEFPRQKKEPYLCLADFLRPVSSGEMDYVGFITVTAGLGVREKAEQLKENGEFLKNHALQALALETAEGLAERVHELMRDNWGFPDPVDMTMQKLFSAKYQGQRFSFGYPACPNLEDQEKLFKLIRPEEIGVDLTDGYMMHPEASVSAIVFAHPEARYFNVY is encoded by the coding sequence ATGTCTAACAATATATTCGAACAACAACTACAACAAAAGATCCTTATCTTTGACGGAGCAATGGGCACCATGCTCCAGCAAGCTGATCTATCTGCAGAAGACTTTGGCGGTGTTGATTATGAAGGTTGTAATGAAAACTTAAACCTTACTGCTCCCCACGTAGTGGAATGGATTCATCGCTCATATCTAGAAGCAGGAGCAGATATTATTGAAACCAATTCTTTCGGTGGGACGCCATTTGTTTTAGATGAATATGATCTAGGACATCAAGCATATGAGATTAACCGTCGTTCTGCAGAGCTTGCTGTTAAGGCGGCGAAAGAATTTTCGACACCTGACCACCCTCGCTTTGTGGCTGGAGCGATGGGTCCTACTACAAAAACATTAGCAGTAACAGGCGGAATTACGTTTGAGGAATTAATTGAGAACTATGAAATACAAGCAAAGGGTTTAATTGACGGTGGTTCTGATCTTATTTTATTAGAAACAAGCCAAGATACGTTAAATGTCAAAGCAGGCTATCTCGGTATTCAACGAGCACAACAAGCGACAGGAAAGACATTACCACTGATTATTTCGGGTACAATTGAACCTATGGGCACAACGCTTGCAGGACAAAATATCGAAAGCTTCTATATTTCAATTGAACATATGAAACCAACTGCTGTCGGACTTAACTGTGCAACAGGTCCAGAATTTATGCGTGATCACCTTCGCTCTCTTTCAAACTTAGCAGATTGCGCCGTTCATTGTTATCCAAACGCAGGACTGCCTGATGAGGAAGGGAATTATCACGAAACACCTGAATCATTAGCAAAGAAGCTTCAGGCTTTTGCTGAAAAAGGTTGGTTAAATATCGTCGGCGGATGCTGTGGTACAACGCCAGAACATATTAGTGCTATTGCTGAAGTAGTGAAAAACTATCCACCACGCACAAAACATGAACAAAATGAAGCTCATAAAGTCTCTGGCATTGAGCCGCTTATTTATGATGAAACGATGCGTCCCCTTCTTGTCGGAGAACGGACCAATGTCATTGGCTCTAAGAAATTCCGTGACTTAATTACAGATGGAAAGTACGAAGAAGCTTCAGAAATTGCCCGGAAGCAAGTAAAGAATGGTGCACATGTCATCGATATTTGCTTAGCAAATCCTGACCGCGATGAGCTGCAGGACATGGAACAATTCATGCAGCAAGTTACACAAAAAGTAAAAGTACCGATTGTAATTGACTCAACAGATAACCTTGTTATTGAAAAAGCTCTTTCTTATTCTCAAGGTAAAGCGATTATTAACTCCATAAACCTTGAAGATGGAGAAGAACGCTTTGAGAAAACACTCCCGCTCATTAAACAATATGGAGCGGCGGTTGTGATTGGGACAATTGATGAAGTAGGCATGGCCGTTACTGCTGAACGGAAGCTTGAAGTGGCAGAACGTTCATACGATATTCTTGTAAATCGTCATGGGTTAGACCCATCTGACTTAATCTTTGACCCGCTTGTCTTCCCTGTCGGCACAGGTGATGAAGCATATATTGGCTCTGCAAAGGAAACAGTTGAAGGCATTCGTATCATTAAAGAAAAGTTCCCGCATTGTTTAACAATCCTTGGGGTTAGTAATGTCTCTTTCGGACTTCCTCCAGCAGGACGTGAAGTGTTAAACGCTGTTTATATGTATCACTGTACACAAGCAGGCTTAGACTATGCGATTGTCAATACAGAGAAACTCGAACGCTTCGCCTCAATTCCAAAGGAAGAAATCGAACTAGCTGAGAAGCTTCTGTTTGAAACAGGCGACCAAATTCTTGCAGATTTCACAGCGCATTACCGTGGCAAGAAAACAAAGCAAAAGAAGAACACAAAACAATTACCATTACCAGAACGCCTTGCCGAATATGTAATAGAAGGAACAAAAGAAGGTTTAATTCCAGACCTTGAAATTGCTTTAACGAAGTATGATAAACCACTTGATATTATAAACGGACCATTAATGGATGGCATGGCAAAGGTCGGTGAATTGTTCAATGACAACCAATTAATCGTTGCGGAAGTATTGCAAAGTGCGGAAGTCATGAAAGCGTCTGTTGCTTTCCTTGAGGACTTCATGGAAGCAGGTGATGACACAGGCAAGAAAGGAAAAGTGTTACTTGCCACTGTTAAAGGTGATGTGCATGATATCGGTAAAAACTTAGTTGACATTATTTTAAGCAATAATGGCTTTGAAGTAGTAGACCTAGGTATTAAGGTAACTCCACCTGACTTAATCAAAGCCGTCAAAGCTGAGTCACCTGACATTATTGGACTTTCAGGTCTTCTTGTAAAATCAGCACAGCAAATGGTCATTACAGCTCAAGACTTACGACAAGCAAATATTTCTGTTCCGATTCTAGTCGGAGGCGCGGCATTATCTAGAAAGTTTACTAATAATAAAATTTCACCAGAATATACAGGAAATGTACTATATGCAAAAGATGCAATGAATGGCTTAAGCTTAGCAAACGATTTGAATAAAGGATTAATCAAGAAGTCAGAAAAGCCGAAAGTTGCAGCTGCTTCTGAAAGCAATGATACTGCTACAGCTACTGCAACCTTAACAAAAGTACGTTCGAATGTTGCAACAGATGTCCAATTGCACATACCAAAAGACACGAAACAGCATGTCATTAAAAATTATGACCTTTCACATATTCAACCATATATTAACTACCAAACATTAATCGGCCACCACCTCGGTTTAAAAGGGAAAGTTAAAAAAATGCTTGAAGAAGGCCATCCGAAGGCTGTGGAGTTAAAAAATTTAATCGAAGAATTGTTGAACGAAGCAAAGCAAGAAGGTTTTATGAAGGCTGGAGCTGTCTATCGCTTCTTCCCTGCACAAGCTGACGGCAATTCTGTCATTGTGTATGATCCAGAAGACACAAGCAAAGTAATTGAACGCTTTGAATTTCCGCGTCAGAAGAAAGAGCCTTACCTCTGTCTTGCAGATTTTCTCCGCCCTGTTTCGAGTGGAGAAATGGATTATGTAGGCTTCATCACCGTAACAGCTGGCCTCGGGGTAAGAGAAAAAGCAGAACAGCTTAAAGAAAACGGAGAGTTCCTTAAGAACCATGCCTTACAAGCTCTTGCCCTTGAAACAGCAGAAGGCTTAGCAGAAAGAGTCCATGAGCTTATGCGAGACAATTGGGGATTCCCTGATCCTGTCGATATGACGATGCAGAAGCTTTTCTCAGCTAAATATCAAGGCCAACGTTTTTCATTCGGCTATCCAGCTTGCCCGAACCTTGAGGACCAAGAAAAGCTCTTCAAACTCATTCGCCCTGAAGAAATCGGCGTCGACTTAACAGACGGCTATATGATGCACCCTGAAGCTTCAGTCTCAGCAATCGTCTTCGCCCACCCAGAAGCACGCTACTTTAACGTTTACTAA
- a CDS encoding DUF3941 domain-containing protein: MTKDNDKKPLDNNAKRAKKNEIREKNRQDGKFQFSKKTDHL; the protein is encoded by the coding sequence ATGACAAAAGATAATGATAAGAAGCCGTTAGATAACAACGCAAAACGCGCAAAGAAGAATGAAATTCGTGAAAAAAACCGGCAAGATGGTAAATTTCAATTTTCAAAAAAGACAGATCATTTGTAA
- a CDS encoding DegV family protein: MSVKIITDTGCDLSKEMMKELDITCLPFGVHIEGNDYLDGETITPTTLYNEMRAEKVAKTSQVSPAIFEETFTDIAKQEQSAIYLSFSADLSGTFQTAEMMKENVISQHPNLDVTVVNTKCASLGQGYIVKRAAEMAKAGKSKDEILQVVKALGEQMEHIFTVDSLEYLYRGGRISKTSAFVGGLLNIKPILHLEDGKLLPLEKIRGRKKLFRRLLELAEERAKNLDKQTVCITHAADEEAAQQVKEMFTEKFGTKDFIINEVGSAIGAHVGPGTVAVFFMNDAEE; encoded by the coding sequence ATGAGTGTGAAAATTATCACCGATACTGGTTGTGATTTATCAAAAGAAATGATGAAAGAACTTGACATTACTTGCTTACCATTTGGTGTGCACATAGAAGGTAATGACTATTTAGATGGCGAAACAATCACCCCAACAACTCTCTACAATGAGATGCGGGCTGAAAAAGTCGCAAAAACCTCTCAAGTGTCGCCAGCAATATTTGAAGAAACGTTCACCGACATTGCAAAGCAAGAACAATCAGCCATTTATCTCTCCTTTTCAGCTGACTTGTCTGGTACGTTTCAAACAGCTGAAATGATGAAGGAAAATGTCATTAGTCAACATCCGAACCTTGATGTAACAGTTGTTAATACAAAGTGCGCTTCACTTGGGCAAGGCTACATTGTCAAAAGAGCTGCTGAAATGGCCAAAGCTGGTAAGAGCAAGGATGAAATCTTACAGGTTGTAAAAGCGTTAGGCGAGCAAATGGAACATATCTTCACAGTTGATTCCTTAGAATATTTATACCGCGGAGGACGTATTAGCAAAACATCTGCCTTTGTTGGCGGTCTGCTTAATATAAAACCAATTCTTCATTTAGAGGATGGCAAGCTGCTTCCTCTCGAAAAAATCCGTGGGCGCAAAAAGTTGTTTAGACGTCTTCTAGAACTCGCTGAGGAACGTGCAAAAAATTTAGACAAGCAAACTGTTTGCATTACACATGCTGCTGATGAAGAAGCTGCTCAGCAAGTGAAAGAAATGTTCACTGAAAAATTTGGAACAAAAGACTTCATTATTAATGAAGTTGGTTCTGCTATTGGGGCACATGTCGGTCCTGGCACTGTTGCAGTTTTCTTTATGAATGATGCAGAAGAATAA
- a CDS encoding BsuPI-related putative proteinase inhibitor, which produces MKKFLAVILTGILLAGCGQTAEDENPPAEDKPQDEAQAAEETLESLGASADIHQSGKAVMFDMELANNGSEDAELTYTSGQQYEIVVTNEENEEVYRYSKDQAFTEAIEEKTLQAGESMTWHEEWTPQDAKSGTYEATITLMPAKVNGEEVSEKTFEISKTFEIEEQGTAFKNLQVEGDEGKYSITGEARVFEGVFFYSVEEGHEYLVEETKVDVKQGAPNWSPFTIELDIPKEDLPVNGTVTLVLYEKSAKDGQPTNVTTIKVDDIQKDLN; this is translated from the coding sequence ATGAAAAAGTTTTTAGCTGTTATATTAACCGGCATATTGTTAGCAGGTTGTGGGCAAACAGCAGAAGATGAAAATCCACCAGCGGAAGATAAACCTCAAGACGAAGCCCAAGCAGCAGAAGAAACCTTAGAATCATTAGGTGCCTCTGCAGATATTCACCAAAGCGGTAAGGCAGTTATGTTTGATATGGAGCTTGCGAATAACGGTAGTGAGGATGCAGAATTAACGTACACATCTGGCCAACAATATGAAATTGTGGTAACAAATGAAGAGAATGAAGAAGTGTACCGTTATTCTAAAGACCAGGCTTTTACAGAAGCTATTGAAGAGAAAACACTTCAAGCTGGAGAATCAATGACATGGCATGAAGAATGGACACCTCAAGATGCAAAGAGTGGTACTTATGAAGCGACAATTACATTAATGCCTGCAAAAGTAAATGGCGAGGAAGTATCAGAAAAGACATTTGAAATCTCAAAGACATTCGAAATCGAAGAGCAAGGAACAGCCTTCAAAAACCTACAAGTTGAAGGTGATGAAGGAAAGTATTCAATTACAGGTGAAGCTCGTGTATTTGAAGGAGTATTTTTCTACTCAGTAGAAGAAGGTCATGAATACCTTGTGGAGGAAACAAAAGTTGACGTGAAGCAAGGTGCACCGAATTGGTCTCCTTTTACTATTGAATTAGATATTCCAAAAGAAGATCTTCCTGTTAACGGTACGGTAACATTAGTTCTTTATGAAAAGTCAGCAAAAGATGGACAACCAACGAATGTAACAACTATTAAAGTCGATGATATTCAAAAAGATTTAAATTAA
- a CDS encoding YitT family protein, translating into MVWMEAKKVAVVIFGAMLNAVAMNLFLIPANVYASGFTGIAQLTSSLLMRVLPIDDITGILLLLMNIPVAILGWKKVGKSFTVYSFINVVFTSIFMQIIPVTSLSPDILLNAVFGGVVAAIGIGFTLKWGASTGGMDIIAMIISRMKDRPIGIYFLLMNSVITGAAGLLFGWEKALYTLVTLYVSTRVIDAIHTRHEKLTAMIITKKAEDLEKAIHSKLVRGITTVPARGAFSKEEKEMLIMVITRYELFDLEQIIHEVDPSAFTNIVQTTGIFGFFRRD; encoded by the coding sequence ATGGTGTGGATGGAGGCGAAAAAAGTCGCTGTTGTTATATTCGGGGCAATGTTAAATGCGGTTGCCATGAATTTGTTTCTAATTCCAGCAAATGTTTATGCCAGCGGCTTTACGGGTATCGCCCAATTAACATCTAGTTTATTAATGAGAGTACTTCCTATAGATGATATTACAGGTATTTTGCTCTTGCTCATGAATATTCCGGTTGCCATTCTTGGCTGGAAGAAAGTTGGTAAGAGCTTTACTGTTTATAGCTTTATTAATGTTGTCTTTACGAGTATTTTCATGCAAATTATTCCAGTTACTTCATTGTCGCCAGATATCTTATTAAATGCTGTATTCGGCGGTGTTGTGGCAGCCATCGGTATCGGTTTCACACTCAAATGGGGTGCTTCAACTGGTGGTATGGATATTATTGCGATGATTATTTCTCGTATGAAAGATCGCCCAATTGGAATTTATTTCTTGCTTATGAATTCTGTGATAACAGGGGCAGCAGGTCTCCTATTCGGTTGGGAAAAAGCGCTCTATACACTTGTGACATTATATGTCTCAACTCGTGTAATTGATGCGATCCATACTCGTCATGAAAAGCTAACAGCTATGATTATTACAAAGAAAGCTGAAGATCTTGAGAAAGCAATCCATAGCAAGCTAGTCCGTGGAATTACGACTGTGCCAGCTCGGGGAGCATTTTCAAAGGAAGAAAAAGAAATGCTTATTATGGTAATTACACGGTACGAACTGTTCGATCTAGAACAAATTATCCATGAGGTTGACCCTTCAGCGTTTACAAATATCGTTCAGACGACTGGAATCTTTGGATTTTTCAGGAGAGATTAA
- a CDS encoding YukJ family protein — MPLKRYGVLKGQATETKLGAGSSPHYEVLIHDKEGTQYRIAINIQSQSKPSEVLYFVSEDFNYDAIPHLTDLNSGFTPILHNDPEIALDYIRGELFNPAKMVPLPAEKEGPNNDLNEKIQHYIHEAIRHKATIYAFGERWGPEKNSPDKYFGFTPGNGIHDIHMNQGNIGRWKDDNGIWQDGGILIEFEQQQRWVGIFLAFQSQSWCTDKHGYATKPVEQCNHLNAKQ; from the coding sequence TTGCCTTTAAAACGATACGGCGTGTTAAAAGGACAAGCAACAGAAACAAAATTAGGGGCAGGCAGCAGCCCTCACTATGAAGTACTTATCCATGACAAAGAAGGTACACAGTATCGAATTGCGATTAACATTCAGTCACAAAGCAAACCTTCTGAAGTACTCTACTTTGTCAGTGAAGATTTCAATTATGACGCGATTCCTCATTTGACCGATTTAAACTCTGGATTTACTCCCATTCTCCACAATGACCCTGAAATTGCTCTAGACTATATTCGCGGTGAACTATTCAACCCTGCCAAGATGGTTCCACTCCCTGCTGAAAAAGAAGGTCCTAACAATGATTTAAACGAAAAAATTCAGCATTATATTCACGAAGCAATTAGACATAAAGCGACCATCTATGCATTCGGTGAACGATGGGGTCCGGAAAAGAATAGCCCAGATAAATATTTTGGCTTTACACCTGGAAACGGTATTCACGATATTCATATGAATCAAGGAAATATCGGGAGATGGAAAGACGACAATGGAATTTGGCAGGACGGAGGAATTTTAATTGAATTTGAGCAGCAACAGCGCTGGGTTGGTATCTTTCTTGCTTTTCAATCCCAATCATGGTGTACTGATAAGCACGGATACGCTACAAAGCCCGTTGAACAATGCAACCATTTAAATGCAAAGCAATAA